One genomic region from Colletotrichum lupini chromosome 7, complete sequence encodes:
- a CDS encoding homoisocitrate dehydrogenase encodes MARTSDIDRAGEVGFFLLLRLILLELLLQHSLIHPSNQHFGRQLTPIMSVRTLRIGLIPGDGIGKEVIPAGRRVLEALPSYLGLKFEFTDLKAGFETFEQTGAALPDKTVEILKKECDGALFGAVSSPTTPVKGYSSPIVALRKKLDLYANVRPVKTVLTAAKPIDMVIVRENTEDLYVKEEKTYDGPNGKVAEAIKRISENASHRIAAMAGEIALRRQKIRDAGAASIHSRPLVTITHKSNVLSQTDGLFRATSKAALADPRFAGKVSVEEQIVDSMVYKLFRQPEDYDVIVAPNLYGDILSDGAAALVGSLGLVPSANVGEGFAIGEPCHGSAPDIQFQNIANPIATIRSAALMLEFLNEETAAAKIYAAVDANLEEGKLLSPDLGGTAKTTEVIEDILRRL; translated from the exons ATGGCCCGTACCTCCGATATCGACCGTGCAGGTGAGGtgggcttttttttacttttgcGACTCATTCTCCTAGAGCTTCTGCTTCAACATTCCCTCATCCATCCGTCAAACCAGCACTTTGGACGCCAATTGACGCCCATCATGTCTGTCAGAACTCTTAGAATCG GCCTCATTCCCGGTGACGGCATCGGCAAGGAGGTCATCCCCGCCGGCCGCCGCGTCCTCGAGGCCCTCCCCTCCTACCTCGGCCTCAAGTTCGAGTTCACCGACCTCAAGGCCGGCTTCGAGACCTTCGAGCAGACTGGCGCCGCCCTCCCCGACAAGACGGTTGAGATCCTCAAGAAGGAGTGCGATGGCGCCCTCTTTGGCGCCGTCTCTTCCCCGACCACCCCCGTCAAGGGCTACTCCTCCCCCATCGTCGCCCTCCGCAAGAAGCTCGACCTCTACGCCAACGTCCGCCCCGTCAAGACCGTCCTGACCGCCGCCAAGCCCATCGACATGGTCATTGTCCGCGAGAACACCGAGGACCTCTACGTCAAGGAGGAGAAGACGTACGACGGCCCCAACGGCAAGGTCGCCGAGGCCATCAAGCGCATCTCCGAAAACGCCTCCCACCGCATCGCCGCCATGGCCGGTGAGATCGCCCTCCGCCGCCAAAAGATCCGCGACGCCGGCGCCGCCAGCATCCACTCCCGCCCCCTCGTCACAATCACCCACAAGTCCAACGTCCTCTCCCAGACCGACGGCCTCTTCCGCGCCACCTCCAAGGCCGCCCTCGCCGACCCCCGCTTCGCCGGCAAGGTCTCCGTCGAGGAGCAGATCGTCGACTCCATGGTCTACAAGCTCTTCCGCCAGCCGGAGGACTACGACGTCATCGTCGCACCCAACCTGTACGGCGACATCCTCTCCGAcggcgccgccgccctcgTCGGCTCCCTCGGTCTCGTGCCCAGCGCCAACGTCGGCGAGGGCTTCGCTATTGGTGAGCCCTGCCACGGCAGCGCCCCGGATATCCAGTTCCAGAACATTGCCAACCCCATTGCCACCATCCGCTCCGCCGCCCTCATGCTCGAGTTCCTCAACGAGGAGACCGCTGCCGCCAAGATCTACGCCGCTGTCGATGCCAACCTCGAGGAGGGCAAGCTTCTCAGCCCCGACTTGGGCGGTACCGCCAAGACCACTGAGGTTATCGAGGATATTCTCCGCAGACTGTAA
- a CDS encoding aminotransferase class I and II produces MDEVGATVRVCLSVFVCVCISKSDHDSCLRSQFPIIPPALALYHSIPGANRKKPRFSTFLLPSHSPSLLLPTRPPLLGSNAIILNPPIQQIPHPAQPSPLPPPPTMVRISAFDVEQWMDEYETTPGCLNIAETCAASVSVNDLVTLSEDKHAPGPVDLSTKLVYGPIRGSARLRQRVAALCSGAGAGSNDSTPGVLCEDDVLITQGAIGANFLLLYTLVSPGDHVICVYPTYQQLYSVPESLGADVSLWRLKEENGFVPDVSELEAFVKPNTKMIIVNNPNNPTGIPIPTPVVASLVAFAKARDIILFSDEVYRPLFHNIFSSSSGDADVPPPLTTFGYPKVVVTGSMSKSYALAGIRIGWIASADKSIIQAVASARDYTTISVSQIDDQIASYALSPPVYAPLLRRNVGLAVTNKALLEAFIEKHKGVCSWVRPLAGTTAFIRFTHRSGEPVDDVRFCLDVLRETNVFFVPGSKCFGHGRDFKGYVRIGYVCHTEVLVEALEKLEAYMRVAFPE; encoded by the exons ATGGACGAGGTCGGAGCAACTGTGCGAGTGTGTTTGTCTGTGTTTGTCTGTGTATGTATAAGCAAAAGTGACCATGACTCTTGTTTGAGATCTCAGTTTCCCATAATCCCGCCAGCCTTGGCATTGTATCATTCCATACCCGGCGCAAATCGCAAAAAGCCTCGCTTCTCCACGTTTCTCCTACCCTCTCACTCACCAAGCTTATTGCTGCCCACTAGACCTCCTCTTCTCGGCTCAAATGCCATCATCCTGAATCCCCCAATCCAGCAAATCCCGCATCCCGCACAGCCCAGCCcccttccccctcccccaACAATGGTCCGAATATCGGCTTTCGACGTGGAGCAATGGATGGACGAGTACGAGACCACCCCGGGCTGCCTCAACATCGCCGAGACCTGCGCCGCCTCCGTCTCCGTAAATGACCTAGTCACCCTCTCCGAAGACAAGCACGCGCCCGGCCCCGTCGACCTCTCCACAAAGCTAGTTTATGGCCCCATCCGCGGCTCCGCCCGGCTCCGTCAAAGAGTCGCGGCGCTCTGTAGCGGCGCTGGGGCCGGCTCGAATGACTCAACTCCCGGCGTGCTCTGTGAAGACGACGTGCTCATCACGCAAGGCGCCATCGGTGCCAACTTCCTGCTGCTGTACACCCTGGTGAGCCCCGGCGACCACGTCATATGCGTGTATCCCACGTACCAGCAGCTCTACAGCGTCCCCGAGAGTCTCGGCGCAGATGTCTCCCTGTGGAGGCTCAAGGAGGAGAACGGCTTCGTGCCAGATGTGAGCGAACTCGAGGCCTTCGTCAAGCCCAACACAAAG ATGATCATCGTCAACAACCCAAACAACCCAACCGGCATCCCCATCCCAACGCCAGTCGTCGCCTCCCTCGTCGCCTTCGCCAAAGCCAGAGACATCATCCTCTTCTCAGACGAAGTCTACCGGCCCCTCTTTCACAACATCTTCTCTTCCTCAAGCGGGGACGCGGACGTGCCCCCGCCCCTCACAACCTTTGGCTACCCCAAAGTCGTCGTCACAGGCTCAATGTCCAAATCCTACGCCCTGGCCGGCATCCGCATCGGCTGGATCGCCTCCGCAGACAAATCCATAATCCAAGCCGTCGCCTCGGCCCGCGACTACACCACCATCAGCGTCTCCCAAATCGACGACCAAATCGCCTCCTACGCTCTATCACCACCCGTCTATGCGCCGCTCCTACGTCGGAACGTCGGGCTCGCCGTTACCAACAAGGCTCTCCTTGAAGCGTTCATCGAGAAGCACAAGGGCGTGTGCTCCTGGGTGAGGCCGTTGGCGGGAACGACTGCGTTTATACGCTTCACCCACAGGAGCGGCGAGCCGGTGGACGATGTGCGGTTCTGCTTGGATGTGCTGAGGGAGACGAATGTGTTCTTCGTGCCGGGGTCAAAGTGTTTTGGTCATGGGAGGGACTTTAAGGGGTACGTGAGGATTGGGTATGTGTGTCACACCGAGGTGCTTGTGGAGGCTCTCGAGAAACTTGAGGCGTATATGCGTGTAGCGTTCCCGGAGTAG
- a CDS encoding ABC-2 type transporter, which yields MELNAKGNGKAPDVGIYEYVPRHMVNEPEASGSLRGVPSLSRYVSYKSIHCDATATSRLDRPVQLETPRKRVIHVCFTRLLPQAKSFHSSSILRRSVRSRVHLRWVQFSPVYDLTFFLPSLICSQHTPHLPLTSTSLPPPLLICWHPTRCLVRHFNTPIMAPPALRSLLIGALACLPLLASAQRNYSTTADMLRAQLTLLDDRPSDCPPCFNCLLPAHKCTQFAGCNDFTGKCSCPEGFGGDDCLDPLCGSLSRGDNTDRPRRTGDNCECDDGWTGINCNVCTENKACDALMETKEGGVCYQNGEVINHNYQICDVTNKKITDLLGEKRPQVTFTCKKEEGSCDFQFWVDERESFYCHLNECSSNADINDSQNSTDYKCNKIQCDCIPDRMLCGENGSVDIGEFLVEEIKGPAEFQCLQKNGGVNNCAFKEPAMDDLILSLIGDSSIQLSCRSGECLYHTEVPGYERPVKKINTPLIASIIAACSLFVVAVILLTWYLSRRQFKYGAIALDDSDDESLKLMADHKPASLYFENVAYELNGKRILNNIQGMAHPGEVTAIMGASGAGKTTFLDILARKNKRGQVSGDFFVNGEKVTDIEYKNVIGFVDQEDTMLPTLTVHETILTSALLRLPRNMGRAAKEQRVFEVEKQLGIYHIQDSLIGSEEGKGRGISGGEKRRVGIACELVTSPSILFLDEPTSGLDAYNAFNVIECLVTLAKNYKRTVVFTIHQPRSNIVALFDRLVLLARGGAVYSGPFSQCQAYFDHIGYSCPPGFNIADYLVDLTMHAGASTLEDDGALNADVASLGPSSTTAVKSIASISGGSIGDDSLVESSSSRPKNHRRDSVKIRQERELFTRRKNTVDTAASSDAGGEDVGSYKLQNQSGFVPPANAEDPHDLPPAAYDGTDLDVLIRSFAESDIAGSTHDEIQQSITAAQGANGQNANGYNPEGPNIHISAIGKGYVRVGYTRQFIILSQRTWKNLYRNPILMLTHYAIAILLAVLSGYLFYGLTDDIPGFQNRLGLFFFLLALFGFSTLTSLNVFATERLLFVRERANGYYSPITYFAAKILFDIIPLRIIPPLLMGAIIYPMTGLVPDASHFFKFILVLVLFNFAAAAICLFIGIICKDGGVANLIGSLVMLFSLLFAGLLLNHNAIPKAALWLQMLSIFHYGFESLIVNEVLQLTLVDKKYGLDITVPGAAILSSFGFNNDALWTDVVSLGTFGVVFLVLAYGAMHFLLVEKR from the exons ATGGAACTG AATGCTAAGGGCAATGGAAAGGCACCGGACGTAGGTATCTACGAATACGTACCCAGGCACATGGTCAACGAACCTGAAGCCTCAGGCTCTTTGCG TGGGGTCCCCAGCCTGTCGAGGTACGTCTCCTACAAATCTATCCACTGTGACGCCACCGCCACCTCACGATTGGACCGTCCCGTCCAGCTGGAGACACCTCGGAAGCGG GTCATCCACGTCTGCTTCACACGCCTCCTCCCGCAGGCCAAGAGCTTCCACTCCTCCTCCATCCTCCGCCGCTCTGTTCGCAGCCGTGTCCATCTCCGTTGGGTCCAGTTCAGTCCAGTCTATGATCTGACCTTCTTTCTCCCCTCTCTGATCTGCTCCCAACATACACCTCACCTTCCTTTGACATCGACATCTCTCCCGCCACCACTCTTGATCTGCTGGCATCCGACTCGGTGTCTAGTCCGCCACTTCAACACGCCCATCATGGCTCCTCCCGCCTTGAGGAGCCTCCTCATCGGGGCTCTGGCATGTCTTCCTCTCCTGGCTTCGGCTCAGCGCAACTATTCCACCACGGCCGATATGCTGCGTGCCCAGCTCACCTTACTCGACGACCGGCCTTCTGATTGTCCTCCATG CTTCAACTGTCTTCTCCCTGCCCACAAGTGTACCCAGTTTGCCGGCTGCAATGACTTCACCGGCAAATGTAGCTGTCCCGAGGGCTTCGGCGGCGATGACTGTCTCGATCCAC TGTGCGGATCTCTCTCCCGTGGCGATAACACCGATAGACCCCGACGAACCGGTGACAATTGCGAATGCGACGACGGCTGGACCGGCATCAACTGCAACGTCTGCACAGAAAATAAGGCCTGCGACGCACTCATGGAAACTAAGGAGGGAGGTGTCTGCTACCAGAACGGCGAGGTCATCAACCACAACTACCAAATCTGCGATGTCACCAACAAGAAGATTACCGACCTTCTCGGAGAGAAGCGCCCTCAAGTCACCTTTACCTGCAAGAAAGAAGAGGGCAGCTGCGATTTCCAAT TCTGGGTCGATGAACGTGAATCCTTCTACTGCCATTTGAACGAGTGCAGCTCAAACGCCGATATCAACGACAGCCAGAACAGCACCGACTACAAGTGTAACAAGATCCAATGCGACTGCATCCCGGATCGCATGCTCTGTGGCGAAAACGGCTCCGTCGACATCGGCGAATTCTTGGTAGAGGAGATCAAGGGCCCCGCAGAGTTCCAGTGCTTGCAGAAGAATGGAGGCGTCAACAACTGTGCCTTCAAAGAGCCCGCCATGGACGACCTGATTCTGTCCTTGATCGGCGACAGTAGCATCCAACTGAGCTGTCGCTCTGGAGAGTGTCTGTACCACACCGAAGTCCCTGGTTACGAAAGGCCGGTCAAGAAGATCAACACCCCACTCATCGCCAGTATTATCGCCGCATGCTCCCTTTTCGTTGTCGCCGTCATCCTCCTCACGTGGTACCTCTCTCGCCGACAGTTCAAATATGGCGCCATCGCTTTGGACGACTCCGACGACGAAAGCTTGAAGCTCATGGCTGATCACAAGCCTGCCTCTCTCTACTTTGAGAATGTCGCCTACGAGCTCAACGGAAAGAGAATCTTGAACAACATCCAGGGTATGGCCCATCCCGGAGAGGTGACCGCCATTATGGGTGCCTCAGGAGCTGGCAAGACCACTTTCCTCGATATTCTCGCACGAAAGAACAAGAGAGGTCAAGTCTCTGGCGACTTCTTCGTCAACGGCGAAAAGGTTACAGACATCGAATACAAGAACGTCATCGGTTTTGTCGACCAAGAGGATACCATGCTGCCCACCCTGACCGTGCACGAGACCATTTTGACGAGTGCCCTTCTTCGCCTGCCCCGGAACATGGGTCGTGCTGCCAAGGAGCAACGCGTTTTCGAAGTTGAGAAGCAGCTGGGCATTTACCACATTCAGGACTCTCTTATCGGCTCTGAGGAAGGCAAGGGCCGAGGTATCTCTGGTGGAGAGAAGCGCAGAGTCGGCATTGCCTGCGAACTCGTTACGAGCCCCTCTATTCTGTTCTTGGACGAACCCACCAGCGGCCTGGATGCTTACAACGCTTTTAATGTCATTGAATGCCTCGTCACGTTGGCCAAGAACTACAAGCGTACTGTCGTCTTCACTATTCACCAGCCGCGGTCCAACATTGTTGCACTTTTCGACAGACTAGTTCTGCTGGCTCGTGGTGGCGCGGTTTACTCAGGACCTTTCTCTCAGTGCCAGGCCTACTTCGACCACATTGGCTACTCGTGCCCTCCAGGCTTCAACATTGCTGATTACCTTGTCGATCTCACCATGCATGCCGGTGCCTCTACTTTGGAAGATGATGGAGCTCTGAACGCCGATGTTGCCAGCCTGGGCCCCAGCAGCACGACTGCTGTTAAGTCTATCGCAAGCATTTCTGGCGGTTCAATCGGTGACGACAGCCTTGTTGAGTCTTCGTCTTCGCGTCCCAAGAACCACCGCCGTGATTCCGTCAAGATTCGCCAAGAAAGAGAGCTCTTCACTCGTCGCAAGAACACCGTTGACACGGCTGCTTCATCGGATGCCGGAGGTGAGGATGTCGGATCGTATAAGCTTCAAAATCAATCCGGCTTTGTCCCGCCGGCCAATGCTGAAGACCCTCACGATCTCCCCCCTGCCGCATATGACGGAACTGATCTCGACGTCTTGATTCGATCTTTCGCCGAGTCTGATATCGCCGGCTCTACGCACGATGAAATTCAGCAGTCTATCACTGCCGCTCAAGGCGCCAATGGACAGAATGCCAACGGTTATAACCCTGAGGGACCCAACATTCACATCAGCGCCATCGGCAAGGGCTATGTCCGCGTTGGCTATACTCGCCAGTTCATCATTCTGTCTCAACGCACGTGGAAGAACCTCTACAGGAACCCTATTCTCATGCTGACCCACTACGCCATTGCCATCCTCCTCGCCGTGCTGTCTGGTTACCTTTTCTATGGATTGACCGATGACATTCCGGGTTTCCAGAACCGTCTGggtcttttcttcttcctcctggCCTTGTTCGGATTCAGCACACTGACCAGCTTGAACGTCTTCGCCACTGAGAGACTCTTGTTCGTCCGAGAGCGCGCTAACGGCTACTACTCCCCCATCACCTACTTTGCGGCCAAGATTTTGTTCGACATTATCCCGTTACGAATCATCCCGCCGCTTCTCATGGGTGCTATCATCTACCCGATGACTGGCTTGGTTCCGGATGCCAGCCACTTCTTCAAATTCATTCTCGTTCTGGTCTTGTTCAACTTCGCTGCCGCGGCGATCTGCCTCTTCATCGGCATTATCTGCAAGGACGGTGGAGTGGCCAACCTGATTGGTAGCTTGGTCATGTTGTTCAGCTTGCTCTTCGCTGGTCTGCTGCTCAACCACAACGCCATCCCCAAGGCTGCTCTTTGGCTCCAGATGCTGTCTATCTTCCATTACGGTTTCGAGTCGCTCATTGTCAATGAGGTGCTCCAGCTCACGCTGGTGGATAAGAAGTACGGTCTGGACATCACTGTTCCTGGAGCCGCCATCTTGAGCTCCTTCGGTTTCAACAACGACGCCCTTTGGACCGATGTCGTCAGCCTCGGTACCTTTGGAGTTGTCTTCCTTGTTCTTGCCTATGGCGCCATGCACTTCCTTCTTGTCGAGAAGAGATAA
- a CDS encoding NGP1NT domain-containing protein, protein MGTGKKEASRKVRQGKTGDGMGNVKVKGENFYRSAKRVRQLNMYKDGKPQRNADGEITKAASFQSREIPNARIEPNRKWFGNTRVISQESLTAFRSAMAEKTADPYSVLLKSNKLPMSLIKDGADNVNGIKQHQAKMTIETSSFGDTFGPKSQRKRVKIGAGSIADLAGEVDKDLDKFNELQERNKLLSGQSGGADEDESHVTLSIEPIFNKGQSKRIWNELYRVLDSSDVVIHVLDARDPLGTRCRSVEKYLREEAPHKHLIFVLNKTDLVPTSVAARWVKHFSKDKPTLAMHSSLTNPFGKGSLIELLRQYAKLHSDRKQISVGLIGYPNVGKSSIVNTLRQKKVANVAPIPGETKVWQYITLTRKIYMIDCPGIVPPSQTDTPQDLLLRGVVRVENVHNPEQYIPAVLEKVKTHHMERTYGLKGWTNHVEFLEMLARKGGRLLKHGEADLDGVAKMVLNDFMRGKIPWFTPAPVEEEGTETPEGIEGRGGRLGEMPQKRKRDATDVAESVADTSMGPSSDGEEGDDEEFEGFGSDDDKAEGDKSLAEASEDAGEASDDMIPLDDISDDDSASEDGGDGAASETSYNTSVRAVSDRSASNASKKRRKTKT, encoded by the exons ATGGGAACCGGAAAGAAAGAGGCGAGCCGAAAGGTTCGCCAGGGCAAGACCGGCGATGGCATGGGCAATGTCAAGGTCAAGGGCGAAAATTTCTACCG CTCTGCCAAGCGGGTGAGGCAGTTGAACATGTACAAGGATGGCAAGCCTCAGCGCAACGCCGACGGCGAGATCACCAAGGCTGCCTCCTTCCAGAGCCGAGAAATCCCTAACGCCCGGATCGAGCCCAACCGCAAGTGGTTCGGCAACACCCGTGTCATCTCCCAGGAGAGCTTGACGGCGTTCCGGAGCGCCATGGCGGAGAAGACCGCGGACCCTTACTCGGTCCTGCTCAAGAGCAACAAGCTGCCCATGTCCTTGATCAAGGATGGTGCCGACAACGTCAACGGCATCAAGCAGCACCAGGCCAAGATGACGATCGAGACGTCCTCCTTCGGAGACACGTTCGGTCCCAAGTCTCAGCGGAAGCGCGTCAAGATTGGCGCCGGTTCCATTGCGGATTTGGCTGGCGAAGTCGACAAGGATCTTGACAAGTTCAACGAGCTCCAGGAGCGGAACAAGCTGCTCAGTGGCCAATCCGGTGGCGCGGACGAGGACGAGAGTCACGTCACCTTGTCGATCGAGCCCATCTTCAACAAGGGTCAGAGCAAGCGTATCTGGAACGAGCTGTACCGTGTGTTGGATTCTTCCGACGTTGTTATCCACGTCTTGGATGCTCGCGACCCTCTGGGAACGAGATGTCGCAGTGTCGAGAAGTACCTCCGCGAGGAGGCACCTCACAAGCATCTCATCTTTGTCTTGAACAAGACGGACTTGGTGCCTACCAGTGTTGCT GCCCGTTGGGTGAAGCACTTCTCAAAGGACAAGCCTACGCTGGCGATGCACTCTAGTCTGACGAATCCCTTCGGAAAGGGTAGTCTGATTGAGCTGCTCAGACAGTACGCCAAGCTCCACAGCGACCGCAAGCAGATCTCTGTTGGTCTCATCGGCTACCCTAATGTCGGCAAGAGTTCCATCGTCAACACCCTGAGACAGAAGAAGGTCGCCAACGTTGCACCGATTCCCGGTGAAACCAAGGTCTGGCAGTACATCACACTCACCCGCAAGATCT ACATGATTGATTGCCCTGGTATTGTGCCGCCGTCGCAGACCGACACCCCTCAGGATCTTCTCCTGAGAGGTGTTGTTCGTGTTGAGAACGTCCACAACCCTGAGCAGTACATCCCTGCTGTGCTCGAGAAGGTGAAGACACATCACATGGAGAGAACATACGGACTCAAGGGTTGGACCAATCACGTCGAGTTTCTCGAGATGCTTGCCCGAAAGGGTGGTCGTCTGCTGAAGCACGGAGAGGCCGACTTGGACGGTGTTGCCAAGATGGTCCTCAACGACTTCATGCGTGGCAAAATCCCTTGGTTCACTCCCGCGCCTGTTGAGGAAGAAGGCACGGAGACTCCCGAGGGCATTGAGGGTCGTGGCGGCAGGCTTGGCGAGATGCCCCAGAAGCGGAAGCGTGACGCAACTGATGTGGCCGAGAGCGTGGCCGATACGTCAATGGGACCCTCCAGTGACGGAGAAGAAGGGGACGATGAGGAGTTTGAAGGTTTCGGGTCTGACGATGACAAGGCTGAGGGCGACAAGTCCTTGGCCGAGGCATCTGAAGACGCAGGTGAGGCCTCGGACGACATGATCCCGCTGGATGACATATCAGACGATGACTCTGCGAGTGAAGATGGTGGTGACGGCGCTGCCTCGGAGACAAGCTATAACACCTCGGTCCGTGCTGTATCGGATCGTAGTGCTAGCAACGCCtcgaagaagagaagaaagaCAAAGACGTGA